In Fusarium falciforme chromosome 10, complete sequence, a single genomic region encodes these proteins:
- a CDS encoding Aa-trans domain-containing protein, with amino-acid sequence MSHYDSENQVPEAPTKAHHVEDEPGVTNDAVFGTIHEDGPNYRNVGWLGTSVLMMKSQIGLGVLSIPASFDVLGLIPGVVCLLVIAVLTTWSDYIVGKFKLRHPEVYGIDDAAGLMFGRVGKEVYGISYALYTICIAGSGMLGISIALNTLSTHATCTAVYVAVACIVAFMTASVRTLDRVSWLAWIGLVTLVSAIFVVTVAVGVQDRPDAAPQEGEWKSDYKLVNTPTFADAISAISAFVFAYAGTPVFFPIAAEMREPRHYKKALFLCQAVVTVTYIVVGIVVYYYCGTYVASPALGSAGKTIKKISYGLALPGLIVSACLYTHVPAKYAFIRFLRGSKHLTANTFTHWSTWLGCTFAMAVIAYVIASGIPVFGGLVSLVGALFGTFQCLQPMGCMWLFDNWHKGKNKAQRTTKWTLMVIWSVFIIVIGTFLMIGGTYGSIVGIINSYNKSGGSSAWSCADNSNST; translated from the exons ATGAGCCACTACGACTCCGAGAATCAGGTCCCCGAGGCTCCCACCAAAGCCCACCATGTCGAGGACGAGCCAGGCGTGACCAACGATGCCGTTTTTGGTACTATTCACGAAGACGGCCCCAACTACCGCAAC GTAGGATGGCTTGGAACGTCAGTCCTCATGATGAAGTCCCAGATCGGCCTAGGTGTCTTGTCCATCCCAGCCTCCTTCGACGTCCTCGGCTTGATCCCTGGTGTTGTCTGCCTGCTGGTAATTGCAGTCCTCACCACGTGGTCCGACTACATCGTCGGAAAATTCAAGCTCCGCCACCCTGAGGTGTACGGCATCGACGACGCAGCTGGACTCATGTTTGGTCGAGTCGGCAAGGAGGTCTATGGCATCTCATACGCTCTCTACACCATCTGTATCGCCGGTTCTGGCATGCTCGGCATCTCGATCGCCCTCAACACACTCTCCACACACGCAACCTGCACTGCAGTCTATGTCGCCGTGGCCTGTATCGTCGCCTTCATGACCGCCAGCGTGCGTACGCTCGACCGTGTCAGCTGGCTTGCATGGATCGGCCTGGTGACTCTTGTCTCAGCCA TCTTTGTTGTGACCGTCGCCGTCGGCGTCCAGGACCGCCCTGACGCGGCGCCCCAGGAGGGCGAGTGGAAGTCCGACTATAAGCTGGTCAACACGCCTACCTTTGCAGatgccatctcggccatctcggcctttgTCTTCGCGTACGCCGGCACACCCGTCTTCTTCCCGATCGCGGCCGAGATGCGCGAACCTCGTCACTATAAGAAGGCGTTGTTCCTTTGCCAGGCCGTCGTTACTGTCACGTATATTGTTGTTGGAATCGTTGTCTACTACTATTGCGGCACGTATGTTGCATCCCCAGCCTTGGGATCTGCTGGCAAGACTATCAAGAAGATCAGCTACGGACTGGCTCTCCCTGGTTTGATCGTCAGCGCGTGTCTCTACACTCAT GTCCCCGCCAAGTATGCCTTCATCCGCTTCCTACGAGGCTCCAAGCATCTCACCGCCAACACCTTTACCCACTGGTCTACTTGGCTCGGCTGCACCTTTGCCATGGCCGTCATCGCCTACGTCATCGCCAGCGGTATCCCCGTCTTTGGCGGCCTTGTCTCTCTTGTTGGCGCGCTCTTTGGAACCTTTCAGTGCCTACAGCCCATGGGCTGTATGTGGTTGTTTGACAACTGGCACAAGGGCAAGAACAAGGCGCAGAGAACTACCAAGTGGACTCTTATGGTCATCTGGAGTGTGTTTATCATTGTGATTGGTACGTTCTTGATGATCGGAGGCACTTATGGCTCCATCGTTGGTATCATTAACTCTTACAACAAGAGCGGCGGCTCTAGCGCTTGGTCTTGCGCTGACAACTCGAACTCGACTTGA